Proteins encoded in a region of the Mucilaginibacter sabulilitoris genome:
- the rpsI gene encoding 30S ribosomal protein S9: MPTTNTSGRRKTAVARIYLSEGNGAIIVNGKDYKEYFPTLPLQYIVTQSTEVSGSTGKFDVKVNVAGGGVKGQAEAVRLAIAKAIVELDPEKKPSLRAKGIMTRDDRMVERKKPGRKKARKRFQFSKR, from the coding sequence ATGCCAACAACTAACACTTCAGGCAGAAGAAAAACAGCCGTTGCCCGCATCTACCTTTCAGAAGGAAATGGTGCGATCATCGTAAACGGTAAAGATTACAAAGAGTACTTCCCAACATTGCCATTACAATACATCGTTACTCAGAGCACTGAGGTTTCTGGCTCAACCGGAAAATTTGATGTTAAAGTAAATGTTGCAGGTGGTGGTGTAAAAGGACAGGCAGAAGCCGTTCGTTTAGCTATTGCGAAAGCCATTGTTGAACTTGATCCTGAAAAGAAACCTTCACTGCGCGCTAAAGGTATCATGACCCGCGATGACCGTATGGTTGAGCGTAAAAAACCAGGACGCAAGAAAGCACGTAAGAGATTCCAATTCAGTAAACGTTAA
- the tsf gene encoding translation elongation factor Ts codes for MSTVQISAADVNKLRQQTGAGMMDCKKALTETNGDFEAAIDFLRKKGAKVAASRQDRESNEGVVISRTSADGKTGVIIELNCETDFVAKNAEFIAFANEIANKAVENKPATIEELYALSIDTDNTTTTIGEAVIDKTGKIGEKIGVSKYEVVEGDKVIAYIHGNFRLGVLVALNANPAGADEAGKDVAMQIAAMNPIAVDKDGVDATTVERELEIAKDQIRAEGKPEEMVEKISQGKLNKFYKDSTLLNQEFVKDPSKSVAQFLSTVEKGLTVTAFKRVALGA; via the coding sequence ATGTCTACAGTACAAATATCTGCAGCCGACGTTAACAAATTGCGCCAGCAAACTGGTGCCGGTATGATGGATTGCAAAAAAGCATTAACCGAAACAAACGGTGATTTTGAAGCAGCTATCGATTTTTTAAGAAAAAAAGGTGCTAAAGTTGCTGCAAGCCGCCAAGACAGGGAGTCAAACGAAGGTGTTGTTATTTCGCGCACTTCTGCTGATGGAAAAACCGGTGTAATCATCGAGCTTAACTGCGAAACTGATTTCGTGGCTAAAAACGCTGAGTTTATTGCTTTCGCAAACGAAATTGCAAACAAAGCTGTTGAAAACAAACCTGCTACTATCGAAGAGCTTTACGCTCTTTCTATCGATACTGATAATACCACTACCACTATTGGTGAGGCTGTTATTGATAAAACCGGAAAAATCGGCGAAAAAATTGGTGTATCTAAATATGAAGTTGTTGAAGGCGACAAAGTTATTGCTTATATACATGGTAACTTCCGTTTAGGTGTATTGGTTGCTTTAAATGCTAACCCAGCCGGTGCTGACGAGGCAGGTAAAGACGTAGCTATGCAAATTGCAGCTATGAACCCTATCGCGGTTGATAAAGACGGTGTTGATGCTACTACAGTTGAGCGTGAGCTTGAAATTGCAAAAGATCAGATCCGTGCAGAAGGTAAACCAGAAGAAATGGTTGAAAAAATATCTCAAGGTAAACTGAACAAATTTTACAAAGATTCAACCCTGTTAAACCAGGAGTTTGTTAAAGATCCTTCAAAATCTGTTGCTCAGTTCCTGAGCACTGTTGAAAAGGGTTTAACAGTAACAGCCTTTAAGCGAGTAGCTTTAGGAGCTTAA
- the rplM gene encoding 50S ribosomal protein L13, translating into MNTLSYKTVSANKKTVNKQWVVVDAQGEILGRLSTKIAMIIRGKTKPDFTPNVDCGDNVIVINADKVKLTGNKFSQKEYVSYTGYPGGQRFISPKELMAKHPERVIEKAVRGMLPKNRLGKALFGNLYVYAGSEHPHAAQNPTTI; encoded by the coding sequence GTGAATACGTTAAGTTACAAAACTGTCTCAGCCAACAAAAAAACCGTTAACAAACAATGGGTTGTTGTTGACGCACAAGGCGAGATTTTGGGGCGCTTGTCCACTAAGATCGCAATGATCATCCGTGGTAAAACCAAGCCAGATTTCACCCCGAACGTAGACTGCGGTGATAATGTAATAGTTATCAATGCAGACAAGGTAAAGTTGACCGGAAACAAATTCAGCCAAAAAGAATATGTTTCTTATACTGGTTATCCAGGTGGTCAGCGTTTCATTTCTCCTAAGGAGTTAATGGCGAAACATCCTGAGCGCGTAATTGAAAAAGCCGTTCGTGGTATGTTACCTAAAAATCGTTTGGGTAAAGCATTATTTGGTAACCTGTATGTATATGCAGGTTCTGAGCATCCTCATGCAGCACAAAACCCAACAACCATTTAA
- the rpsB gene encoding 30S ribosomal protein S2: MARTTYQDLLDAGVHFGHLTRKWDPKMSQYIFMERNGIHIIDLNKTLTKVEEAAAAIKQIVKSGRKVLFVATKKQAKDIVADYAKSVNMPYITERWLGGMLTNFATVRKSIKKMSNIDKLTKDGTYSNLSKKERLMIQRERIKLETLLGGISDLNRLPAALFLIDVKKEHIAVSEALKLNIPTFAMVDTNSDPSNIDFPIPANDDATKSISLITSIIIKAIEEGLDERKREKEDEAEKEAAVAKAKADAPEVADRAEGAKRARKTAEVADVAAETDAEAPAAETEE, translated from the coding sequence ATGGCAAGAACAACATATCAGGATTTACTGGATGCAGGTGTACACTTTGGTCACCTTACCCGCAAATGGGATCCGAAAATGTCACAGTACATTTTCATGGAGCGCAACGGTATCCACATTATTGATTTAAATAAAACCTTAACCAAGGTTGAAGAAGCTGCTGCAGCTATCAAACAAATTGTAAAATCAGGCCGTAAGGTATTATTCGTAGCTACAAAGAAACAAGCGAAAGATATTGTTGCCGATTATGCAAAAAGTGTAAACATGCCTTACATCACCGAGCGTTGGTTGGGCGGTATGTTAACCAACTTTGCAACTGTTCGTAAGTCAATCAAAAAGATGTCAAACATCGATAAACTGACTAAAGATGGTACTTACAGCAACCTTTCTAAAAAAGAAAGACTGATGATACAACGTGAGCGTATCAAATTAGAAACCCTTTTAGGAGGTATCTCTGATTTGAACCGTTTACCTGCAGCATTATTCCTGATCGACGTTAAGAAAGAACATATCGCGGTTTCAGAAGCTTTAAAGTTGAACATCCCTACATTTGCTATGGTTGATACCAACTCTGATCCTTCAAACATCGACTTCCCTATTCCGGCAAATGACGATGCGACCAAATCAATTTCATTGATCACCAGCATTATCATCAAAGCTATTGAAGAAGGTTTAGATGAGCGCAAACGCGAAAAAGAAGACGAAGCAGAAAAAGAAGCAGCTGTAGCGAAAGCTAAAGCAGATGCTCCTGAAGTTGCCGACAGAGCTGAAGGTGCTAAAAGAGCCCGCAAAACTGCTGAAGTAGCAGACGTTGCTGCCGAAACCGATGCTGAAGCTCCTGCTGCCGAAACAGAAGAGTAA